A window from Cryptomeria japonica chromosome 1, Sugi_1.0, whole genome shotgun sequence encodes these proteins:
- the LOC131060294 gene encoding transcription factor ABA-INDUCIBLE bHLH-TYPE-like isoform X1: MSRNPKSTDLLGALKQITETTNIERGTVAERLRRNRMKYFCAKLESLIPTTLPKANRSGLLEDAGNYIKELQEQLSQLKRKRESLQEKLHEKTVKEKREVPRVDVEVKERETVIIISSIRRPRHFWTVIMEVEQHGLDVNMSQFSSSDFFVYLYFHASLREGMKDVDPAQLQNSLKTRLLAAY, translated from the exons ATGTCTAGAAACCCTAAATCAACTGATTTGTTGGGAGCACTGAAACAGATAACTGAAACTACAAATATTGAAAGAGGAACGGTTGCAGAGAGGTTGAGGAGGAACCGAATGAAATATTTCTGTGCAAAACTCGAATCTCTCATACCAACGACTTTGCCAAAG GCTAACAGAAGTGGTCTACTGGAGGATGCTGGCAATTACATTAAAGAACTGCAGGAGCAACTAAGCCAACTGAAGCGAAAGAGAGAGAGTCTTCAAGAGAAGCTACATGAGAAGACGGTGAAGGAAAAAAGAGAGGTCCCTAGGGTTGATGTGGAGGTTAAGGAAAGGGAGACTGTAATTATCATCAGTAGCATTAGAAGGCCGAGGCACTTTTGGACGGTGATCATGGAGGTTGAACAACACGGTCTAGATGTAAATATGTCACAGTTTTCTTCAAGTGACTTCTTTGTATATCTCTACTTCCATGCAAGTTTAAGAGAGGGTATGAAAGATGTGGACCCTGCTCAGCTGCAGAACTCTCTAAAAACCAGGCTGTTAGCTGCATATTAG
- the LOC131060294 gene encoding transcription factor ABA-INDUCIBLE bHLH-TYPE-like isoform X2 yields MSRNPKSTDLLGALKQITETTNIERGTVAERLRRNRMKYFCAKLESLIPTTLPKDAGNYIKELQEQLSQLKRKRESLQEKLHEKTVKEKREVPRVDVEVKERETVIIISSIRRPRHFWTVIMEVEQHGLDVNMSQFSSSDFFVYLYFHASLREGMKDVDPAQLQNSLKTRLLAAY; encoded by the exons ATGTCTAGAAACCCTAAATCAACTGATTTGTTGGGAGCACTGAAACAGATAACTGAAACTACAAATATTGAAAGAGGAACGGTTGCAGAGAGGTTGAGGAGGAACCGAATGAAATATTTCTGTGCAAAACTCGAATCTCTCATACCAACGACTTTGCCAAAG GATGCTGGCAATTACATTAAAGAACTGCAGGAGCAACTAAGCCAACTGAAGCGAAAGAGAGAGAGTCTTCAAGAGAAGCTACATGAGAAGACGGTGAAGGAAAAAAGAGAGGTCCCTAGGGTTGATGTGGAGGTTAAGGAAAGGGAGACTGTAATTATCATCAGTAGCATTAGAAGGCCGAGGCACTTTTGGACGGTGATCATGGAGGTTGAACAACACGGTCTAGATGTAAATATGTCACAGTTTTCTTCAAGTGACTTCTTTGTATATCTCTACTTCCATGCAAGTTTAAGAGAGGGTATGAAAGATGTGGACCCTGCTCAGCTGCAGAACTCTCTAAAAACCAGGCTGTTAGCTGCATATTAG